A genomic stretch from Setaria viridis chromosome 1, Setaria_viridis_v4.0, whole genome shotgun sequence includes:
- the LOC117841652 gene encoding uncharacterized protein, with the protein MAAAEVDPAPNPTSDHPNGSSAQDRKKSRESDRRRRRRKQKKNKAASNAADAETDEEAAPDSAKDNADPKPQVEVEVEYVPEKAELDDALLADFKDIFDKFTFKDSPADTEDGEKKDEAGTDAAKKGDESDSDDDAQEAQQKKDGGVSNKQKKLQRRMKIAELKQICARPDVVEVWDATASDPKLLVYLKSYRNTVPVPRHWCQKRKFLQGKRGIEKQPFQLPDFIAATGIEKIRQAYIEKEDSKKLKQKQRERMQPKMGKMDIDYQVLHDAFFKYQTKPKLTSHGDLYYEGKEFEVKLREMKPGVLSRELKEALGMPDGAPPPWLINMQRYGPPPSYPQLKIPGLNAPIPPGASFGYRPGEWGKPPVDEHGRPLYGDVFGVLQQDEPNYDEEPVDRSKHWGDLEEEEEEEEEEEEEEEEPMEDEDMEEGMQSVDTISSTPTGVETPDVIDLRKLQRKEPERQTEKQLYQVLEQKEERIAPGTLYGSSHTYVLGAQDKAAPKRVDLLKNQKSDKVDVTIQPEELEVMDDVLAAKYEEAREEEKLRNQKEDFSDMVAENASKRKRKQQEKDGKSKKKEFKF; encoded by the exons atggccgccgctgaGGTGGATCCCGCCCCCAACCCTACCTCCGACCACCCCAACGGATCCTCCGCGCAGGACCGGAAGAAGTCCCGCGAgagcgaccgccgccgccgacgccgcaagcagaagaagaacaaggcagCGTCTAACGCAGCAGATGCGGAGACCGACGAGGAGGCTGCGCCGGACAGCGCCAAGGATAACGCCGATCCGAAACCCCAG gttgaggtggaggtggagtaCGTGCCAGAGAAGGCCGAGCTTGACGACGCTCTCCTCGCCGACTTCAAGGACATCTTCGACAAGTTCACCTTCAAGGACTCTCCTGCTGACACCGAG GACGGTGAGAAGAAGGATGAGGCTGGCACTGATGCAGCGAAGAAGGGGGATGAGTCTGACTCGGACGACGATGCTCAGGAGGCCCAGCAAAAGAAGGATGGGGGTGTATCCAACAAGCAGAAGAAA CTGCAGCGGAGGATGAAAATTGCAGAGTTGAAACAGATATGTGCCAGGCCAGACGTGGTTGAG GTATGGGATGCGACTGCATCAGATCCCAAGTTACTTGTCTATCTGAAGTCCTACAGGAACACAGTACCCGTCCCAAGGCACTGGTGTCAGAAGAGGAAATTCCTGCAG GGGAAGAGAGGTATTGAGAAACAACCTTTCCAACTCCCTGACTTCATTGCAGCTACTGGAATAGAAAAAATAAGACAG GCATATATCGAGAAGGAGGACAGCAAAAAACTAAAGCAGAAGCAGCGAGAGCGTATGCAGCCCAAAATGGGAAAGATGGATATAGATTATCAG GTTTTACATGACGCTTTCTTCAAATATCAAACGAAGCCAAAATTGACTAGTCATGGTGACCTGTATTATGAAGGAAAGGAGTTTGAG GTCAAACTTAGGGAAATGAAGCCCGGTGTTCTATCCCGAGAACTTAAAGAAGCTCTTGGTATGCCTGATGGTGCGCCACCTCCATGGCTTATAAACATGCAG AGATATGGCCCACCACCTTCCTATCCTCAGCTGAAGATTCCTGGCCTCAATGCTCCAATTCCTCCTGGTGCAAGTTTTGGATATCGACCTGGAGAATGGGGAAAACCTCCTGTTGATGAG CATGGGCGCCCCTTGTACGGAGATGTTTTTGGAGTCCTACAGCAGGATGAACCGAATTATGAT GAGGAGCCTGTTGACCGTAGCAAGCACTGGGGAGACttagaggaggaagaggaggaggaggaagaggaggaagaggaagaggaagagccgATGGAAGACGAAGACATGGAAGAGGGCATGCAATCTGTTGACACCATTTCAAG CACTCCCACTGGCGTGGAAACACCTGATGTTATCGATCTTCGGAAGCTTCAGAGGAAAGAACCCGAAAGACAAACAGAGAAGCAGCTATACCAG GTTCTTGAGCAGAAAGAGGAAAGAATCGCCCCTGGGACACTGTACGGATCAAGCCACAC GTATGTGCTCGGGGCACAAGACAAAGCTGCTCCCAAAAGG GTTGATCTTCTCAAAAACCAGAAGTCTGATAAGGTGGATGTCACCATACAACCTGAGGAATTGGAGGTTATGGATGACGTATTGGCGGCCAA GTATGAAGAAGCACGAGAGGAGGAGAAGCTGCGGAATCAGAAGGAAGACTTCAGTGACATGGTGGCCGAG AACGCAAGCAAGAGGAAGAGAAAGCAGCAGGAGAAGGATGGGAAATCGAAGAAGAAGGAATTCAAGTTCTAG